The following proteins come from a genomic window of Terribacillus aidingensis:
- the recN gene encoding DNA repair protein RecN yields MLTELSIKDFAIIDHIRIHFKEGLTVLTGETGAGKSIVIDAVQLLSGGRGSVEFIRHGQKKAELEGLFIIDSPDHPIYAVGAQFGVDIDDGMVVMERTMTTSGKSICRVNGKLVTLAILREFGKSLIDIHTQHETQSLMDAEKHIELLDLYDAEAIGKAKEAYTLQFKELQKLKKRYKEWNTNEQEMAQRLDLLKFQYNELKEAALQPGEDEQLTEERTKLMNYERIYQALHDAYNALYGEQKGLDWVGHALASLESASSYDEDIQKHYQMISEQYYLMEDLTFQLSSQLDSLSYNPERLNEIEMRLNEINRLKKKYGQSVEEILEYAANIEDEIDQIQNRDSHIHQLEQQIADLGEDTMLEAKQLHDLRVQAAVQLTDAIHDELKDLYLEKARFHVDVQLKAGRSGDPELNGMPVQLTADGFDAITFHISTNPGEPLKELHKVASGGELSRIMLALKRIFSRHQGVTSVIFDEVDTGVSGRVAQAIGEKIYGISVGSQVLCITHLPQVASMADTHLLIEKHVENNSTHTSVTELGQDTAVEEISRMMTGTVLTEKTKEHARELITLAGQYKQS; encoded by the coding sequence ATGCTTACAGAACTTTCGATTAAGGATTTTGCAATTATTGACCACATACGGATACATTTTAAAGAAGGGCTTACTGTGCTGACTGGAGAAACGGGAGCAGGTAAGTCTATTGTCATTGATGCAGTCCAGCTGCTTAGCGGCGGAAGAGGATCGGTTGAATTCATCCGCCACGGCCAGAAAAAAGCAGAGCTGGAAGGTCTTTTTATCATTGACTCACCCGATCACCCTATTTATGCGGTAGGTGCCCAATTTGGTGTGGATATTGATGATGGAATGGTTGTTATGGAACGTACAATGACGACAAGCGGAAAAAGTATTTGCCGTGTAAATGGCAAGCTGGTGACTTTGGCTATATTGCGTGAATTCGGCAAATCATTGATCGATATCCATACCCAGCACGAAACCCAATCCTTGATGGATGCTGAAAAGCATATCGAGCTTTTGGATTTATATGATGCAGAAGCAATCGGCAAGGCAAAGGAAGCCTATACGCTTCAATTCAAAGAACTTCAAAAATTGAAAAAACGCTATAAAGAATGGAATACGAATGAACAGGAAATGGCCCAGCGTCTTGATCTGCTGAAATTTCAATACAATGAATTGAAAGAAGCAGCACTTCAGCCTGGTGAAGATGAACAGCTTACTGAAGAGCGTACAAAGCTAATGAATTATGAACGTATTTATCAAGCCCTTCATGATGCATATAATGCGCTATACGGAGAGCAAAAGGGTTTGGACTGGGTTGGGCATGCTTTGGCTAGTCTTGAATCGGCTAGTTCTTATGATGAAGATATCCAGAAGCATTATCAGATGATCAGTGAACAATATTATCTGATGGAGGATCTCACATTCCAGCTGAGCAGTCAGCTTGATTCGCTTTCTTACAACCCGGAACGCTTGAATGAAATTGAAATGCGCTTGAATGAAATAAACCGATTGAAAAAGAAATATGGACAATCGGTCGAAGAAATCCTGGAATATGCAGCAAATATCGAGGATGAAATCGATCAGATTCAAAATCGTGACTCCCACATTCATCAGCTGGAGCAGCAGATTGCCGATCTTGGTGAAGACACAATGCTAGAGGCAAAACAGCTTCATGACCTGCGTGTACAAGCAGCTGTCCAGTTAACAGACGCAATTCATGATGAACTGAAGGATCTGTATTTAGAGAAAGCGCGTTTCCATGTCGACGTACAGTTAAAGGCTGGTAGGTCTGGTGATCCAGAATTGAATGGCATGCCTGTCCAATTGACAGCAGATGGCTTTGACGCGATTACATTCCATATCTCTACCAACCCGGGAGAACCATTGAAGGAGCTGCACAAAGTAGCTTCAGGAGGGGAATTATCCCGTATCATGCTAGCTCTGAAGCGTATTTTCTCCAGACATCAAGGTGTGACGAGTGTCATTTTTGATGAAGTGGATACAGGTGTCAGCGGGCGTGTTGCCCAGGCGATAGGGGAGAAGATTTACGGTATCTCTGTTGGTTCTCAGGTATTGTGTATTACGCATTTGCCGCAGGTAGCTTCCATGGCGGATACGCATTTATTAATTGAAAAGCATGTAGAAAACAACAGCACGCATACGTCAGTGACTGAGCTCGGTCAAGACACTGCTGTCGAAGAAATCAGCCGAATGATGACCGGAACAGTGCTTACAGAAAAGACCAAAGAGCATGCAAGAGAACTGATAACGCTTGCCGGCCAATACAAACAATCATAA
- the argR gene encoding transcriptional regulator ArgR: MSKIQRHIKIRELITNNDIETQDELVDHLKDLGFNVTQATVSRDIKELHLVKVPTFEGAYKYSLPADNRFNPLEKLKRLIMDAFVSIDTTSHFIVLKTLPGNGNALAVLLDNLDWDEILGTISGDDTILIICRTEADTEFVKDKLLAML, from the coding sequence ATGAGTAAAATTCAACGACATATCAAAATTCGCGAGTTGATCACAAACAACGATATTGAAACACAGGATGAGCTTGTTGACCATCTGAAGGATTTAGGTTTCAATGTGACACAGGCTACTGTGTCCCGTGATATCAAGGAACTGCACCTTGTCAAAGTTCCAACCTTCGAGGGAGCTTACAAATACAGCTTGCCTGCTGACAATCGGTTCAATCCGCTTGAAAAACTCAAGCGGCTTATCATGGATGCTTTTGTAAGTATCGATACGACAAGTCATTTTATTGTACTTAAAACACTTCCTGGTAATGGGAATGCACTTGCAGTTCTTTTGGATAATCTGGATTGGGATGAGATTCTCGGTACGATCAGTGGGGATGACACGATTCTGATCATTTGCCGTACAGAAGCTGATACAGAATTTGTGAAAGACAAACTGCTGGCCATGCTGTAA
- a CDS encoding TlyA family RNA methyltransferase has protein sequence MAKVRLDVLLVERGLIETREKAKRTIMAGLVYSGQDRLDKPGMKVDETADLTVKGKVIPYVGRGGLKLEKALDYFAISVEGRTMVDIGSSTGGFTDCALQRGAARSYAIDVGYNQLDWKLRNDPRVVVMERTNFRYVTPDMLTEGLPNFASIDVSFISLRLILPALKGILAPGSDVVALIKPQFEAGREQVGRKGIVRDRKVHLEVLEDTLKFSESLGFQYEGLTFSPITGGDGNIEFLAHLALEKDTADEFPDTEAIRAVVDDAHQQLSAKKGVSEEAMEEDNE, from the coding sequence ATGGCAAAAGTGAGATTGGATGTTCTCCTCGTGGAGAGAGGACTTATTGAAACTAGAGAAAAAGCAAAAAGGACGATCATGGCTGGACTCGTATATTCTGGCCAGGACCGTCTTGATAAACCTGGTATGAAAGTTGACGAAACAGCTGACTTAACTGTCAAAGGCAAAGTGATTCCGTATGTAGGACGAGGCGGATTGAAGCTGGAGAAGGCTTTGGATTATTTCGCAATCAGCGTCGAAGGCCGGACAATGGTTGATATCGGTTCCTCGACGGGCGGTTTCACTGATTGTGCTTTGCAGCGCGGTGCTGCGCGCAGCTATGCGATTGATGTCGGATATAATCAGCTTGACTGGAAGTTGCGGAATGATCCGCGTGTCGTAGTAATGGAGAGAACGAATTTCCGTTATGTCACACCAGATATGCTGACAGAAGGACTGCCGAATTTCGCGTCAATTGATGTTTCTTTCATTTCCCTGCGATTGATTTTGCCTGCATTGAAGGGTATTCTAGCGCCAGGCAGCGATGTTGTCGCGTTGATTAAACCACAGTTCGAAGCAGGTCGTGAGCAAGTAGGCAGAAAAGGAATCGTACGAGATCGGAAAGTGCATTTAGAAGTACTGGAGGATACATTGAAATTCAGTGAATCGCTCGGTTTTCAGTATGAAGGACTGACTTTTTCACCAATAACTGGCGGGGACGGTAATATCGAATTCCTGGCTCACTTAGCTTTGGAAAAGGATACTGCAGATGAATTCCCTGATACAGAGGCAATTAGAGCAGTCGTCGACGATGCGCATCAGCAACTATCCGCGAAGAAAGGCGTGTCGGAGGAAGCGATGGAGGAAGACAATGAGTAA
- the dxs gene encoding 1-deoxy-D-xylulose-5-phosphate synthase, which yields MDLTAIKNPAFLKEMSNEELNELAASIRTFLIEKLSVTGGHLGANLGVVELTLALHKAFNSPQDKFIWDVGHQAYIHKILTGRTADFETLRQYKGMCGFPKRIESEHDVWETGHSSTSLSAAMGMAAARDLMDEDYEVVPVIGDGALTGGMALEALNNIGDEKKNITVILNDNEMSIANNVGALHHVLGRMRSAGKYKRAKDEMETLLKKIPAVGGKLANAAERMKDSMKYFMVPGMFFEELGFTYFGPVDGHNFQDLEEAINYAKKTKGPKIIHVVTQKGKGYHPAESDKIDNWHGVGPYKIESGEKIKSSATAPAWSKVISEAVLDKARTDKRIAVITPAMILGSKLENFKKEMPDRLFDVGIAEQHATTMAAGMATQGVKPFLAIYSTFLQRAYDQLLHDIARQNLNVFVGIDRAGFVGADGETHQGVYDISFLRAMPNFTIMMPKDENEAQHMVHTALAHEEGPIALRYPRGNALGVPVDDTTHALPIGSWEVLREGTDAVILTFGTTIPLAMEASESLAADGISVRVVNARFIKPMDEAMLHEIFASHLPILTVEEAALKGGFGSGVMEFAEENGYNASSVRRMGIPDYFVEHGSVPEQMEEVGLTKENAIDRLRKIVRMNEEQRA from the coding sequence ATGGATTTAACAGCAATTAAGAACCCGGCATTCTTGAAGGAAATGTCAAATGAGGAGCTAAATGAACTTGCAGCTTCCATCCGGACATTTCTGATTGAGAAGCTGTCCGTCACAGGGGGACATCTAGGTGCGAATCTTGGTGTCGTGGAACTCACACTAGCTCTGCATAAAGCATTCAACAGTCCGCAGGATAAATTTATCTGGGATGTAGGGCATCAAGCATACATTCACAAGATACTGACCGGCAGAACAGCTGACTTTGAAACACTACGCCAATATAAAGGCATGTGCGGCTTCCCGAAACGGATTGAGAGTGAGCACGATGTATGGGAGACAGGGCATAGCTCTACATCACTTTCTGCTGCAATGGGTATGGCTGCAGCAAGGGATTTGATGGATGAGGATTATGAGGTCGTACCGGTTATTGGAGATGGTGCTCTCACAGGCGGAATGGCATTGGAAGCGCTGAACAATATAGGTGATGAAAAAAAGAACATTACTGTCATCCTTAATGATAACGAAATGTCTATCGCGAATAACGTTGGTGCACTGCATCATGTTCTCGGCAGAATGCGCAGTGCAGGGAAGTACAAGCGGGCGAAGGATGAAATGGAAACGCTGCTTAAAAAGATTCCTGCTGTGGGCGGCAAGCTGGCTAATGCTGCAGAACGGATGAAAGATAGCATGAAGTATTTCATGGTTCCCGGCATGTTCTTCGAGGAACTGGGGTTCACCTATTTCGGACCTGTTGATGGCCATAACTTCCAAGACCTTGAAGAAGCGATAAATTACGCCAAGAAAACAAAAGGACCGAAAATCATCCATGTTGTTACCCAAAAAGGGAAAGGGTATCATCCTGCTGAAAGTGATAAAATAGATAATTGGCATGGAGTCGGCCCATACAAGATTGAATCCGGTGAAAAAATCAAAAGCTCCGCTACAGCTCCTGCTTGGAGTAAGGTGATCAGTGAAGCCGTCCTTGATAAAGCACGTACGGATAAAAGGATTGCAGTCATTACTCCCGCTATGATTCTTGGTTCCAAGCTGGAAAACTTCAAGAAAGAAATGCCGGATCGTCTTTTTGATGTCGGAATAGCGGAGCAGCACGCCACAACAATGGCAGCTGGAATGGCGACACAAGGTGTAAAACCTTTCCTTGCCATTTACTCCACTTTCCTGCAGCGGGCATATGACCAACTGCTTCATGACATTGCAAGACAAAACCTGAATGTTTTTGTCGGAATCGACCGTGCTGGTTTTGTTGGAGCGGATGGGGAGACGCATCAGGGTGTATACGACATATCGTTCCTGCGAGCAATGCCGAACTTCACCATTATGATGCCAAAAGATGAGAATGAAGCACAGCATATGGTCCATACTGCTTTGGCGCATGAAGAAGGGCCGATAGCCTTGCGCTACCCACGCGGAAATGCACTTGGTGTTCCAGTAGATGACACAACTCATGCATTGCCTATCGGAAGCTGGGAAGTGCTAAGAGAAGGAACGGATGCGGTTATCCTGACATTTGGGACAACAATCCCACTGGCAATGGAGGCAAGTGAATCACTCGCCGCTGATGGTATTTCTGTACGCGTCGTGAACGCCCGTTTCATCAAACCGATGGACGAGGCAATGCTTCATGAGATTTTCGCTTCGCATTTACCGATCCTGACTGTTGAAGAAGCTGCACTTAAAGGCGGTTTCGGCAGTGGTGTGATGGAATTTGCTGAGGAGAATGGCTACAATGCTTCTTCTGTCAGACGAATGGGTATACCTGACTACTTTGTTGAACATGGCAGTGTTCCTGAACAAATGGAGGAAGTCGGATTAACGAAGGAAAATGCAATCGACAGACTCCGTAAAATTGTAAGAATGAATGAAGAGCAAAGGGCTTGA
- a CDS encoding polyprenyl synthetase family protein, with amino-acid sequence MNESLQDYLKAEQHHLNEYMMNLLEKDNMLPDSLAQSVLYSMRAGGKRLRPILMRAAFESFGGHGDKVLPAAAALEMVHTYSLIHDDLPAMDDDDYRRGQLTNHKKFGEATAILAGDALLTRSFSVIGQAAGLQPEEKVYLMSYLSEAAGPTGMIAGQALDMEAEDKESTLHELEQIHNLKTGKLLTYAIVAGAYLAGVKPEKLELMKQFGTYIGLIFQVQDDILDVTGDSSVLGKPVGSDEENKKSTYPKLLGLDGAKAQMDKYVSLAHQCLEQADIKDSRLHELTVYLSRRTS; translated from the coding sequence GTGAATGAATCGTTGCAGGATTATTTGAAAGCAGAGCAGCACCACTTAAACGAGTACATGATGAACTTGCTCGAAAAAGATAACATGCTACCAGACTCTCTAGCGCAATCTGTTTTATATAGCATGCGGGCTGGAGGCAAGCGGCTGCGTCCAATTCTTATGCGTGCAGCATTTGAATCCTTCGGCGGACATGGCGATAAAGTCCTTCCAGCCGCTGCTGCGCTTGAAATGGTGCACACCTACTCGTTGATTCATGATGATCTGCCTGCAATGGATGACGATGATTACCGTCGTGGACAGCTTACGAATCATAAGAAATTTGGGGAAGCAACAGCGATTCTTGCAGGTGATGCACTTCTTACAAGAAGTTTTTCTGTCATCGGGCAAGCTGCAGGGTTACAGCCAGAGGAAAAGGTATATCTGATGTCTTATTTATCCGAAGCTGCTGGGCCAACTGGCATGATTGCTGGACAAGCATTGGATATGGAAGCGGAAGATAAAGAAAGTACGCTTCATGAATTAGAGCAAATACATAATTTAAAAACGGGTAAGTTATTAACATATGCGATTGTTGCCGGAGCCTATTTAGCCGGGGTAAAACCTGAAAAACTTGAGCTGATGAAACAGTTTGGTACCTATATCGGCCTGATTTTCCAGGTGCAGGATGACATTTTGGATGTTACAGGTGACTCATCTGTCCTCGGAAAACCAGTCGGCAGTGACGAAGAAAATAAGAAGAGCACGTATCCAAAGCTGCTAGGCCTTGACGGAGCAAAGGCGCAGATGGACAAATACGTCAGCTTGGCTCACCAGTGTCTGGAGCAAGCAGATATCAAGGATTCCAGATTGCATGAGCTTACCGTATATCTAAGCAGAAGGACGAGCTGA
- a CDS encoding exodeoxyribonuclease VII small subunit, whose amino-acid sequence MAEEKKQSFEEAMQQLEEIVSKLEQGDVQLEQAIGYYQEGMKLSKICGDKLEQVEKQMVEIVNNAGETEPFTVQEEE is encoded by the coding sequence ATGGCTGAGGAGAAAAAACAGAGCTTTGAAGAAGCAATGCAGCAGTTGGAGGAAATTGTGAGCAAGCTGGAGCAGGGGGATGTCCAGCTTGAACAGGCGATCGGCTATTACCAGGAAGGTATGAAGCTTTCCAAAATTTGTGGCGATAAGCTCGAACAAGTCGAGAAGCAGATGGTGGAAATCGTGAATAATGCCGGCGAAACCGAGCCATTCACTGTACAGGAGGAAGAATAA
- the xseA gene encoding exodeoxyribonuclease VII large subunit, translating to MSDDRYLTVTALTRYMKRKLETDKHLKDIWLRAEISNFKHHSRGHMYMTLKDDGARIQSVMFASQNKGMKFVPENGMTVLIRGEIGLYEPQGQYQLYIQHMEPDGVGALYQAYEQLKEKLEREGLFSTAHKKPLPAYPEHIGVITSPTGAAVRDILTTIKRRYPIVKVTVLPVSVQGDRSAPSLVQALSYAEEHDFDVLIIGRGGGSIEELWSFNEEIVARAIHRVSIPIISAVGHETDFTISDFVADVRAATPTGAAELAVPAREELLHRLAQLSNRMHYVVRQGYTQEANRLAKLRGSYAFRYPEQLLRQKEIELDKLSDRLSRAGTTAVSARQQQFTTLVNRLSLVHPGKQAQNYGQQLTALQARLKQAMGKRHESEQQKFLHQINKLSLLNPLETMKRGYSISYKQDTLLKSVNQVNKGDDVQIHLEDGTIDCIVKEVKEDTNG from the coding sequence ATGAGTGATGACCGTTATCTGACCGTGACTGCCCTGACCCGCTATATGAAGCGGAAGCTGGAAACGGACAAACATTTGAAGGATATTTGGCTAAGAGCTGAAATATCAAACTTCAAGCACCACAGTCGCGGTCATATGTATATGACATTGAAAGATGATGGAGCACGGATACAATCTGTCATGTTTGCAAGTCAGAACAAAGGAATGAAATTTGTTCCGGAAAACGGAATGACCGTTTTGATCCGAGGAGAAATTGGCTTATATGAGCCGCAGGGCCAATATCAGCTCTATATTCAGCATATGGAGCCAGATGGAGTGGGAGCGCTGTATCAAGCTTATGAACAGCTGAAAGAGAAGCTGGAAAGAGAAGGTTTATTTTCTACTGCTCACAAGAAACCGCTCCCAGCTTATCCGGAGCATATTGGAGTCATTACTTCCCCGACTGGTGCAGCCGTAAGGGATATTTTGACGACAATCAAAAGGCGGTATCCAATTGTTAAAGTGACGGTTCTCCCTGTATCGGTACAAGGTGATCGATCAGCTCCGTCGCTTGTACAAGCTCTCTCTTATGCAGAAGAGCATGACTTTGACGTGCTGATCATCGGTAGAGGCGGCGGCTCGATCGAAGAGCTTTGGAGCTTTAATGAGGAAATCGTCGCACGCGCTATCCATCGTGTGAGTATTCCGATAATTTCCGCAGTCGGGCATGAAACGGACTTTACCATCAGTGATTTCGTTGCCGATGTCAGAGCAGCTACCCCGACCGGTGCAGCTGAATTGGCTGTGCCAGCCCGAGAAGAATTGCTGCACCGCTTAGCACAGCTCTCAAACAGGATGCATTATGTTGTCCGTCAAGGCTACACCCAAGAAGCAAACAGATTGGCAAAACTTCGAGGTTCCTATGCATTCCGGTATCCTGAGCAGCTTCTCAGGCAGAAGGAGATAGAGCTGGACAAGCTTTCCGATCGTCTAAGCAGAGCAGGTACGACTGCGGTATCAGCGCGACAGCAGCAATTTACTACTTTGGTTAATAGGCTTTCACTTGTTCATCCAGGAAAACAGGCACAGAACTACGGACAGCAGCTTACTGCCCTGCAAGCCAGGCTGAAGCAAGCGATGGGAAAAAGGCATGAAAGCGAACAACAGAAGTTTCTGCATCAGATCAATAAGCTTTCTTTATTGAACCCATTGGAAACGATGAAGAGAGGATATAGTATCTCGTATAAACAAGATACCCTTCTAAAGAGCGTGAATCAGGTTAATAAAGGCGATGATGTGCAAATCCATCTGGAGGACGGCACAATAGATTGTATCGTCAAGGAAGTGAAGGAGGATACAAATGGCTGA
- the folD gene encoding bifunctional methylenetetrahydrofolate dehydrogenase/methenyltetrahydrofolate cyclohydrolase FolD, translating into MTAELIYGKELAATIREELKQEAAALKEQDILPHLTVVLVGDDPASRSYVKGKEKASAEIGISSDLIELPSSTTQTELLDLIQRLNLDTNVNGILVQLPLPAHIDEQAVIDSIDPEKDVDGFHPANVGKMMLGEDTYYPCTPYGIIQMLKSKDVEIAGKTAVIVGRSNIVGKPIGQLLLNEHATVIHTHSRTPDLRSFTKQADILVVAVGREHMIKAEDIKEGAIVIDVGVNRNAAGKLTGDVDFEHAKEVASIITPVPGGVGPMTITMLMLNTIKAARRQAAAVV; encoded by the coding sequence ATGACAGCAGAATTAATCTACGGAAAAGAACTTGCAGCAACGATTCGGGAAGAACTGAAACAAGAAGCAGCAGCACTGAAAGAACAAGATATTCTGCCTCATCTGACCGTTGTCTTAGTTGGAGACGATCCTGCCTCCAGATCTTATGTAAAAGGGAAAGAAAAAGCATCAGCCGAAATCGGTATCAGTTCTGATTTGATTGAACTGCCAAGTTCTACAACGCAGACGGAGCTGCTGGATCTTATTCAGCGTTTGAATTTGGATACGAATGTGAACGGCATTCTAGTCCAATTGCCTCTTCCGGCACATATCGATGAACAAGCAGTTATCGACAGCATTGATCCAGAAAAAGATGTAGATGGCTTCCATCCTGCCAATGTTGGCAAAATGATGCTTGGAGAAGATACATACTATCCATGTACACCATACGGAATCATCCAAATGCTGAAGTCGAAGGATGTTGAGATTGCAGGTAAAACTGCTGTCATCGTCGGCAGAAGCAATATTGTCGGCAAGCCGATCGGGCAGCTGCTTTTGAATGAGCATGCTACTGTGATTCATACGCATTCACGCACACCGGATCTTAGAAGCTTCACAAAACAAGCAGATATCCTTGTTGTGGCAGTAGGACGTGAGCATATGATTAAAGCAGAAGATATCAAAGAAGGCGCCATCGTCATCGATGTAGGTGTGAACAGGAATGCAGCAGGCAAGCTGACAGGAGATGTCGATTTCGAACATGCGAAGGAAGTTGCCTCTATTATTACACCAGTGCCGGGCGGTGTAGGTCCAATGACGATCACGATGCTGATGCTTAATACAATCAAAGCAGCAAGACGCCAAGCAGCAGCGGTAGTGTAA